A stretch of DNA from Streptomyces sp. NBC_01197:
CCGACCATATGCGCTGCAGAGCGGTGTAGATCCGCACATTCGCATTCGGAATCGTCATACGCACCTGGTCGCAGGCGCGCGTGAGGTCCAACTGCCTGACGGCCGTCGCGAAGTTCGGGTCGTTCTTCATCAGCTCGACGAGGGAGGGCTCCTTGACCGCCGCGGGCACCACGGGCAGGTAGCCGGTCTCGACGGCCCACTGCGCGGCGTTCTCAGGGCGGGCCAGAAAGCGCACGAACTGGGCTGCGGCCTCCTTGCGTTCCCGTGGAACGCGCTTGAATATGCCCAGGCCGCCGCCGCCCGTGTTGACCGCGAACTTCTCCTTCTTCGGCAGGAAGCCGGTGCCCACCTCCCAGCCGTTCGCCTTCGCCAACTCATTGATCTTCTTCAGGCCACCGGTGGAGGTGACGAGCGTGGCGATCAGCTGGTTGCCCAAGTCGGCGGTGGGCTCGGTCGCCATGTAAGCGATCTTGTCGTTGAAGATCAGCTTGCGCTGCCACTCGCCCGCCGCCACGGCGCCGCCCTCGTCGATGGTGACGTCCAGGCCCTTGGAGTACGCCCCGCCCCACTGCCAGGCACTGCACTGGAACTGCCAGTCCCCGTCGACTGCCTGGTACGCCTCCAGGGCTACCCGCTTGCCGCCCACTCTCAGCCGGGTGATGTGGCGTGACCAGTCGTAGAGCTCGTCATAACTCTCCGGGGGGCGCACCGGTACGCCGGCCTTCTTGAAGAGGGTCTTGTTGTAGTAGAAAAGCGGCGTGGAGCGCGCCAGCGGCAGCCACCAGGTGTGTCCCCTGCGGGTGCCCTCGCTGAGCAGCCGCGGATTGTAGGTCCGCTCCAGCTCGCCCCGTGCGAAGTAACTGTCCCAGGGCTCCAGGGCGTCGCCGAAGTAGAACTTGTACCACTTCACGTCGGACAGCACGCACAAGTCGGGGGCCTGGGCGCCGAGCAGGCTGATGACCGCTTTCTGGGCGCACTCGTCGTAGGTGCCCTGGAACTGCACCTCCACGTACACGTCCCGCTGCTCGCGGTTGAAGGCGTCGACGAGCTTCTGCAGGGCCGGGCCCACCGGATCTGCGAACGTCGACCAGAGCACCACCCTGGTGCGCCCCCGGAACGCGTCGGGCACCGAACCGCCGGGCTGTACGACGGTCCCCGTGGTCTGGCCACAGGCGCTCAGCACCGCGGCCAGGCCCAGCCCCGCGCCTGCCCCGAGCGCCCTGCGCCGGCCGAGCACGGGGCCCGCGAGCTCCCGCAGCGAAGTACGCGTCATTTTCCGGCTCCCTGCGTCAGCCCCGCGATGATGTAGCGCTGGGCGAAGAAGAACACGACGAGGACCGGCACGATCACCATGACGGCACCGGCGAGGATCACTCCCCAGTTGGCGAAGGTCTCGGTGTTCTTGAGGAAGAGCAGACCGATCGGGAGGGTTCGCATGTCCGCGCTGC
This window harbors:
- a CDS encoding ABC transporter substrate-binding protein gives rise to the protein MTRTSLRELAGPVLGRRRALGAGAGLGLAAVLSACGQTTGTVVQPGGSVPDAFRGRTRVVLWSTFADPVGPALQKLVDAFNREQRDVYVEVQFQGTYDECAQKAVISLLGAQAPDLCVLSDVKWYKFYFGDALEPWDSYFARGELERTYNPRLLSEGTRRGHTWWLPLARSTPLFYYNKTLFKKAGVPVRPPESYDELYDWSRHITRLRVGGKRVALEAYQAVDGDWQFQCSAWQWGGAYSKGLDVTIDEGGAVAAGEWQRKLIFNDKIAYMATEPTADLGNQLIATLVTSTGGLKKINELAKANGWEVGTGFLPKKEKFAVNTGGGGLGIFKRVPRERKEAAAQFVRFLARPENAAQWAVETGYLPVVPAAVKEPSLVELMKNDPNFATAVRQLDLTRACDQVRMTIPNANVRIYTALQRIWSANAPAQQAFSEVADQLRKGVDRYGPMIEEHL